A part of Aquila chrysaetos chrysaetos chromosome 14, bAquChr1.4, whole genome shotgun sequence genomic DNA contains:
- the GPR18 gene encoding N-arachidonyl glycine receptor — protein sequence MMPGSHHPEEYRIASLVFYSFVFTVGLLVNATALWVFSCTTKKRTTITVYMMNVALLDIIFIFSLPFRIIYHGKETWPFGDTFCRIISAFTIFYPAIALWLLSFISVDRFMAIVQPKHVKELKNTKKAVLACTGIWVMTLATTSPLLFLQSDPDKASNFTTCTKMLDIIHLKEVNTLNFSRLIFFFLIPLFIMIGCYLVIIYNFIRGKTSKLKPKAKERSIRIIVTLIAQVLVCFVPFHICFAFLMLQDENTTYNPWAAFTTFLMNLSTCLDVILYYIVSKQFQARVISVILYRNYLRSVRRKSFRTGSVRSLSNMNSEMI from the coding sequence ATGATGCCTGGAAGTCACCACCCTGAAGAATACAGGATTGCATCACTGGTCTTCTACAGTTTTGTGTTCACAGTGGGATTGTTAGTGAATGCCACTGCACTATGGGTTTTCAGCTGCACTACCAAGAAGAGAACAACTATAACTGTATATATGATGAATGTGGCATTACTTgacataatttttatattttccttgccttttcGGATAATCTACCACGGGAAAGAAACATGGCCTTTCGGAGATACATTCTGTCGCATTATCAGTGCTTTCACTATATTTTACCCAGCCATTGCTCTTTGGTTGCTCAGTTTTATAAGTGTAGACAGATTTATGGCTATTGTCCAGCCCAAACACGTCAAAGaactaaaaaatacaaaaaaagctgTGCTGGCTTGCACTGGAATCTGGGTAATGACCCTCGCAACAACATCCCCATTGCTGTTTTTACAATCTGATCCAGACAAAGCCTCGAATTTCACCACCTGCACGAAAATGCTTGATATCATCCATTTAAAGGAAGTAAATACATTGAACTTTTCTcgcttgatttttttctttttgattccTTTGTTTATCATGATAGGGTGTTACCTAGTCATTATTTACAATTTTATCCGTGGCAAGACTTCCAAACTGAAGCCTAAGGCCAAGGAGAGATCCATAAGAATTATAGTGACTCTGATTGCTCAAGTACTTGTCTGCTTTGTACCCTTCCACATTTGCTTCGCCTTCCTGATGCTGCAAGATGAAAATACAACTTACAATCCCTGGGCAGCCTTTACCACCTTTCTCATGAATCTCAGTACATGCTTGGACGTTATACTGTACTATATTGTTTCTAAACAATTTCAGGCGAGAGTCATCAGTGTAATCCTTTATCGCAATTACCTTCGAAGCGTGCGCAGGAAAAGTTTTCGAACTGGAAGTGTAAGATCACTCAGTAATATGAACAGTGAAAtgatataa